GTCCGAGGCAACGCTCCGCGTGCTCACGGCTCGACCTCCCGGCACCCCGGCTGCCCGGCCCCGTCGAGGGCAGTGCCACCGCGATGAGCTACGACTTGAGGCGCCGGGCCACCGAAGGACTCGTGAGCTCCCTGAGCGCATCCTTCCCCACCCACCGCGCCGCAGCCTGCTCTGAGTCCGCCAGGCGCCGGGCCACCGCCACGGCGGCGGCATTGAGCGCGCGATTGCGCTTACCGACTGCACGCAGCGCCATGTTCACGGCCTTCTTGACGAAGTGCCGTTCATCATCGGCCTCGCGTTCAATCAGCGCGAGGCCACGGAGGAAGGCCTCGTCGTCGGCGTGCCGGTCATGCACGGTGAGGCTCCACAGCAGCGCAAAGGCCGTGCGCTTCTCGAACTCGTTGCGCCTGCTGCTCCACTGCGTGACCTTCGCCCACCGATGTGGCGTACGGTCGAACAGGTTGAAGCACATCGCGTCGCAGATGGCCCAGTTGTCGAAGTCCTTGCACCAGCGGTCCATCTGCGCGGCGGTGACGCGTGCCGGGTCACCGACGAACGAGGTCAGCATGCGCGCCTCGTACCAGCCGGTCTCCCAGAGCGCCAAGGCGAGCTCCTGGTTGGGCCCGAGCTTCTTGCCGAGCGCCTTCAAGTCCCTCATCGCCACGCCGAACGCCTTGTCCGAAGGGATGGCGAAACCGGCCATGCCGTCGAGCGTGGCCTGGGTGGCGTGGCTCTTCAGCCACTTGAGTACCGACTGGACTTCATCCTCGAGCGCGGGGGTCGTCTTCACGGGGAGTCGACCTTAGCGCCCCTGCCTCCGCGCCACCGCGAGCAGCGGCTCCAGGGAAAGCCCTCGACGTGCGCGCTCCACCGACACCGCACGCACCAGCACAGCTTCACTGCACGCGAGCGACTGACACTGAATCCGCGACGCGTGCAGCACGGGCCGCGCCCACATGCCCACCCGTACCTCCAGAGTGACAGACACAGGCACTCCAAATACTGCCCGCGCGGGTCACACTCACGCCTGCGGGATATCCCTTAGGCATATCACCGTAAAATTACAGACAACCCAGGCAATTTGAAAAGATTGGAAAAAGACGATTCAATGTCTGGCACTCACTCGAGGACGCACACGTATGGAATTGAAGACTCCTGCTGCTGCTGTCACGACTCCGGCGCTCCAGCCCTCGGCCTTCCAGGGCGTCGAAGTCATCGGGCAGTCCATCCTGGCCATCGTCAATGGAATGGAGCTGGCGCAGTCGCGGGCCCTGAGAATCCTGGCGGAGAACGGCATCTCTCCCTTGAAGCCGGACGCGTGGTACCCCATGCCGTCGCTGCTGAAGTCCTTCCAGCTCGTCTTCGAGAAGATTGGGCCGAGCACGGTGAGAACGATTGGGCGGAAGATTCCCGACAGCGCGCACTTCCCTCCCGACATCGACACCCTGGAGAAGGGGCTGCGCGCCATCGACATGGCCTACCGCATGAACCACCGCGGCAAGGGAGCCATCGGCGGCTACCGCTTCGAGTCCGTGGACAAGCGCAACGGGCGCATGGTGTGTGACAATCCCTATCCATGTGATTTGGACCTGGGCCTCCTCGAAGCAATCGGAGACAGATTCCGCCCCAAGGATTCCTTGTGGGTGCGTATTGAACATGACCCCAAGAGTTGTCGGCGCCGGGGAGACGGTGCCTGCACGTACTCCGTCAATTGGTAGCGCACGCCGCACGCCCTGACGCCCGCTCTGCTCCCCGCGGCGGGCGAATGCTGTGAATCCTCCGCCTGGCCGGGGCGGAGCCCCACACCGTGAGGAACCACCATGAAGGCCGTGCTCCAACACATCGCCGGATGCGAGGCGCGGTTCGCCTCACACCCGTTCTTCTCCGACTTGAGGATGGACCGCCCGCTGGAACAGGTGATGGCCTTCGCGCCCCGCCTGACCTTCTGGGTGATGAGCTTCCAGGACGTGCTGCGCCTCAACGCGCACTTCATCCAGGACGCGCACCTCAAGGAGCTCGCCACGCGGCACCACTCGGAGGAGAGCGGGCATGACCAGTGGTTCGAGGAGGACATCGCCGCGCTCACCGGGGGCTCGCTGAGCATCGGGGAGATGTACGGCAAGGTCCACATGAGGACGCGTGATGCGTCCTACGCCATCATCAGCGAGGTGTACCGGCAGATGGATGACCGGCTGCGCATCGTCCTGCTGTGGGCGCTGGAGTCCACCAGCCACGTCTTCTTCGGCCGCACCGCCGTCCTCACCGCGGCGCAGGGCGCCGACGAGCGCCTGAAGTACTTCTCCGACCACCACATGAAGGCGGAGGCGCAGCACGCCATGTTCGAGGAGCAGCTGGCCGAGGAGCTGGGCTCCATGGAGCTGGCCCCCGAGGTCCGCGCCGAGGCGCTGGCCATGGTGGACCGCCTCTACGGCGCCTTCGACGCCATGTTCGACGGGCTGCGCATCCACCTGGAGCGCGAGCGCGCCGATGAGCCCGTGGCCGCGCACCAGGCCTCACAGGCGGTGGCGGTGGAGGCCGTGGACGTGGACCTGGAAGACGAAAACGAGGCCCCCGGGGCGCGGGACGTCACCGTCCACCGCGCCGCCTGAGGGCCCCGTCGGGTACCGGGTACCGGGTACCGCGACTACTTCGCCGGCGGGGACAGCACGAGGATGAGCTCCCCGCCCACGTACTTGCCGGCCTTCTGGTAGACGGCGCCCTGCCGGCCCAGCTCCAAGTCCAGCGTGGGCTGGCGCGGAATGGCCACGCGCACGGTGGCGATGCCGTCCTTCATGCTCAGCAGCTGCAGCGATGCGTTGCTGCCGCTGGGCAGCTTCAGCTCCGTGGGCTTCGCCGCCGTCACCTCGAGCACCTGGAGCGACAGGCGCTTGAAGGACGTGAAGTTGAAGTTCTGCTTCTGGAACTGCTCCTTCATCTTCGCCAGCTCGGGGGGCTCCACCTCGGAGCCCTTCTTCGAGGCGAGCACCACCTCCGCCTGCACCTGGACCTTCTCATCCTGCGCCCGGGCCGCCACCGGCAGCACCAACCCGAGTCCCAGTACGGCCAGCGTCAGCGACACAGCGTGTCTTCTCACAGGGGACCTCCCGACGGCCGTGGGGCGTCCGTCGCCGGGCGGGAGGGCCGAGGGCCCCCCTTGCCGTCCGGAGACATGCCGCCACCAATCTCCTCCTCCAGCTCCTCATCGTCCTGCCCGGAGGACGAGGTGTCACCCGGCTCCTCGTCCACCAGCCAGATGATGGTACCCCCGTTGTCGGTCTCCATCACCACC
Above is a genomic segment from Pyxidicoccus trucidator containing:
- a CDS encoding DNA alkylation repair protein, which codes for MKTTPALEDEVQSVLKWLKSHATQATLDGMAGFAIPSDKAFGVAMRDLKALGKKLGPNQELALALWETGWYEARMLTSFVGDPARVTAAQMDRWCKDFDNWAICDAMCFNLFDRTPHRWAKVTQWSSRRNEFEKRTAFALLWSLTVHDRHADDEAFLRGLALIEREADDERHFVKKAVNMALRAVGKRNRALNAAAVAVARRLADSEQAAARWVGKDALRELTSPSVARRLKS